A stretch of Leucobacter aridicollis DNA encodes these proteins:
- a CDS encoding 3-hydroxyacyl-CoA dehydrogenase family protein, giving the protein MQFTVPANAQERPIVVVGGGTLGRRIAAVFASGGSDVRIAELQEPQRQAALDYVTEALPELTARLEKQGISATPGTVTTVATVEESLPGAWLVVEAVPERLDIKRPLFGTLDKLADADAVLATNSSSYKSREVIDEVSNPERVFNMHFAMPPQSMAVELMSDGQTSEGLLPAVAEELKRFGLAPFIALAESTGFIFNRIWAAIKRESLAVVADGVSTPEDVDAIMQANMGIHAGPFALMDQVGLDVVLDIEEHYAAENPNLPEGPRTLLRSYVDAGKLGRKTGEGFFTYDK; this is encoded by the coding sequence ATGCAATTCACCGTTCCAGCCAATGCCCAGGAGCGACCGATCGTCGTGGTGGGTGGCGGCACCCTTGGCAGGCGTATCGCGGCCGTGTTCGCGTCGGGCGGCTCAGACGTCCGCATCGCGGAGCTGCAGGAACCGCAGCGGCAGGCCGCGCTCGACTACGTCACCGAGGCGCTCCCCGAGCTCACCGCGCGGCTCGAGAAGCAGGGCATCAGCGCGACTCCCGGCACTGTCACCACGGTTGCGACCGTCGAGGAATCGCTTCCCGGCGCGTGGCTCGTCGTTGAGGCCGTCCCCGAACGGCTCGACATCAAGCGCCCGCTCTTCGGCACCCTCGACAAGCTCGCCGACGCTGACGCGGTGCTCGCAACGAACTCCTCGTCGTACAAGTCGCGCGAGGTCATCGACGAGGTCTCGAACCCCGAGCGGGTCTTCAACATGCACTTCGCGATGCCGCCGCAGAGCATGGCGGTCGAACTTATGAGCGACGGCCAGACGAGCGAGGGGCTGCTGCCCGCGGTCGCTGAGGAGCTGAAGCGGTTCGGCCTCGCTCCGTTCATCGCGCTCGCTGAGAGCACGGGCTTCATCTTCAACCGCATCTGGGCCGCGATCAAGCGCGAGTCCCTCGCAGTGGTCGCCGACGGCGTGAGCACCCCGGAGGACGTCGACGCGATCATGCAGGCCAACATGGGCATCCACGCCGGGCCGTTCGCGCTCATGGATCAGGTGGGCCTGGACGTGGTACTCGATATCGAGGAGCACTACGCAGCAGAGAACCCGAACCTGCCCGAGGGCCCACGGACGCTGCTCCGCAGCTATGTCGACGCGGGCAAGCTCGGCCGCAAGACCGGCGAGGGCTTCTTCACCTACGACAAGTAA
- a CDS encoding TetR/AcrR family transcriptional regulator — protein sequence MRGENLPGDVKAAAAQPAAPAEHPAGPAAQAAAPARRRARVHTRAALLDAAEAIFAERGAPTATIDEICSRAGFTRGAFYSNFRTVTDVFFALYERKTAELLSGASQFEGRVAPGAKPADTLDGFVSELLAVIPADTQWYALRALFGLRAGADPEVAAVLRAHGEDFQHGITPVLARIAEALDSTLEPDIDEAARVVIAAHVGSVLQGPFVDDPESLRHAAVLAALRGVLRPN from the coding sequence GTGCGCGGCGAGAACCTCCCAGGCGACGTCAAGGCTGCGGCGGCACAGCCAGCGGCCCCGGCAGAACACCCAGCGGGCCCGGCGGCGCAGGCTGCTGCCCCGGCGAGGCGCCGAGCGCGGGTGCACACTCGTGCCGCGCTGCTCGACGCGGCCGAGGCGATCTTTGCTGAGCGCGGCGCGCCAACGGCAACGATCGACGAGATCTGCTCACGTGCCGGCTTCACGAGAGGCGCCTTCTACTCCAACTTCCGCACCGTGACCGACGTGTTCTTCGCCCTGTACGAGCGAAAGACGGCGGAGCTGCTGAGCGGCGCGAGTCAGTTCGAAGGCCGCGTTGCGCCCGGCGCGAAGCCAGCGGACACGCTCGACGGGTTCGTCTCTGAGCTGCTGGCGGTCATCCCCGCCGACACGCAGTGGTACGCCCTCCGCGCGCTGTTCGGGCTTCGTGCCGGTGCCGATCCCGAGGTTGCGGCCGTGCTGCGCGCGCACGGCGAGGACTTCCAGCACGGCATCACCCCGGTCCTTGCGCGCATCGCCGAGGCTCTCGATTCGACGCTCGAGCCAGACATCGACGAGGCCGCCCGCGTCGTCATCGCGGCGCACGTAGGGTCGGTGCTGCAGGGCCCGTTCGTCGACGACCCCGAGAGTCTGAGGCACGCGGCCGTCCTCGCCGCGCTCCGGGGCGTGCTCCGGCCGAACTAG